From a region of the Actinomycetes bacterium genome:
- a CDS encoding HNH endonuclease, with product RWLACDGAITRIVIGPEGQPLDLGRTHRVSPPHLRRAVEHRDHDCVFAGCDAPSWWCDVHHLIHWIDGGDTSLENSALLCERHHTKVHHGFRVERQPDGQWRTWRPDGTEILLAESLALAR from the coding sequence CGCTGGCTGGCCTGCGATGGCGCGATCACCCGCATCGTCATCGGCCCCGAAGGTCAACCGCTCGACCTGGGCCGCACCCACCGGGTCTCCCCGCCGCACCTGCGCCGGGCCGTCGAGCACCGCGACCACGACTGCGTGTTCGCCGGCTGCGACGCCCCGAGCTGGTGGTGCGACGTGCACCACCTGATCCACTGGATCGACGGCGGCGACACCAGCCTGGAGAACTCCGCGCTGCTGTGCGAACGCCACCACACCAAGGTCCACCACGGATTCCGGGTCGAGCGACAACCCGACGGCCAATGGCGCACCTGGCGACCCGACGGAACCGAGATCCTTCTCGCCGAGTCGCTGGCGCTCGCCCGCTGA
- a CDS encoding acyl-CoA dehydrogenase family protein produces MHSALYEAEHEAFRAMVRDFLAKEVVPNHAAWEEAGVVDRSVWLKAGAQGLLGMDVPEEFGGGGVKDFRYNAILAAEVTRVGASGLGFALHNDVVAPYLLDLGTDEQKARWLPKFTNGELITAIAMTEPAAGSDLQGLQTTARRDGDEWVLHGSKTFITNGINADLVIVVARTDPEAGARGFSLLVVERGMPGFERGRNLDKIGLKAQDTAELFFDDVRIPAENVLGTEGQGFFHLMANLPQERLSIAAVAVAASRIVLDLTVQYCKDRSAFGRSIGTFQNTRFELAEMHTEVSIAETYLEKAILEHNAGRFTAEDAAMAKWWTTELQKRVVDRCLQLHGGYGYMLEYPVARAFLDSRIQTIYGGTTEIMKEIVGRSLGV; encoded by the coding sequence GTGCATTCCGCGCTCTACGAGGCCGAGCACGAAGCGTTCCGCGCCATGGTCCGCGACTTCCTCGCCAAGGAGGTCGTGCCGAACCACGCCGCGTGGGAGGAGGCCGGCGTCGTCGACCGGTCGGTCTGGCTCAAGGCCGGTGCGCAGGGACTGCTCGGGATGGACGTCCCCGAGGAGTTCGGCGGCGGCGGTGTGAAGGACTTCCGCTACAACGCGATCCTCGCCGCCGAGGTCACCCGGGTGGGCGCCAGCGGCCTGGGCTTCGCGCTGCACAACGACGTCGTCGCGCCCTACCTGCTCGACCTCGGCACCGACGAGCAGAAGGCGCGCTGGCTGCCGAAGTTCACCAACGGCGAGCTGATCACCGCGATCGCCATGACTGAGCCGGCCGCCGGCTCCGACCTGCAGGGCCTGCAGACGACGGCCCGCCGGGACGGCGACGAATGGGTGCTCCACGGCTCCAAGACGTTCATCACCAACGGCATCAACGCCGACCTGGTCATCGTCGTGGCCCGCACCGACCCCGAGGCGGGTGCCCGGGGCTTCTCGCTGCTGGTGGTCGAGCGCGGGATGCCGGGCTTCGAGCGGGGCCGCAACCTCGACAAGATCGGCCTCAAGGCCCAGGACACGGCCGAGCTGTTCTTCGACGACGTCCGCATACCGGCGGAGAACGTGCTCGGCACCGAGGGTCAGGGCTTCTTCCACCTGATGGCCAACCTGCCGCAGGAGCGGCTCTCGATCGCCGCCGTCGCGGTGGCCGCGAGCCGGATCGTGCTCGACCTGACCGTGCAGTACTGCAAGGACCGTTCCGCCTTCGGGCGGTCGATCGGCACCTTCCAAAACACCCGGTTCGAGCTGGCCGAGATGCACACCGAGGTCTCGATCGCCGAGACCTACCTGGAGAAGGCCATCCTCGAGCACAACGCGGGCCGGTTCACCGCCGAGGACGCCGCGATGGCCAAGTGGTGGACCACGGAGCTGCAGAAGCGCGTCGTCGACCGGTGCCTGCAGCTGCACGGCGGCTACGGCTACATGCTCGAGTACCCGGTGGCCCGGGCCTTCCTCGACTCCCGCATCCAGACCATCTACGGCGGGACCACCGAGATCATGAAGGAGATCGTCGGCCGCTCGCTCGGCGTCTGA